The following coding sequences lie in one Candidatus Nitrospira allomarina genomic window:
- a CDS encoding PAS domain-containing protein has product MESPHPSKSSPPSDEEIHRKRLGDLTLSLGSSQGSPGQLSSKSEASSHNTRLPETRQSKISPGTPQPDLQEELHALRQQVERFILASQGSREGLWVAEIRPDIPWYSPECPVWYSPQFIAMLGYEESEFPGVMGSWEQRLHPDDRERVFEALTNHIEKRIPYHVESRLRTKSKGYRWFEATGEGTFDADGRLLRGGGTIRDITERKLADDISRRNHALLDAVLEEMSDVVYVKDQDGRYLLVNPSGAEIMGKAIHEVIGKNR; this is encoded by the coding sequence CATCCTTCAAAGTCTTCTCCTCCTTCCGATGAAGAAATTCATCGAAAGCGCCTGGGAGATCTGACGCTTTCCCTTGGATCTTCCCAAGGGTCACCCGGACAATTATCTTCGAAATCGGAAGCGTCGAGCCATAATACCCGATTGCCCGAGACTCGCCAATCCAAGATATCCCCAGGTACCCCACAACCTGATCTGCAAGAGGAATTGCATGCTCTCCGACAGCAAGTGGAGCGGTTCATTCTGGCCTCCCAGGGGTCTCGTGAGGGATTGTGGGTCGCTGAAATTCGTCCGGATATTCCCTGGTACTCTCCAGAGTGTCCGGTGTGGTACTCCCCTCAGTTTATCGCGATGTTGGGGTATGAGGAATCCGAGTTCCCTGGAGTAATGGGGAGTTGGGAGCAACGGTTACACCCTGACGATCGGGAGCGAGTGTTCGAGGCCTTAACCAATCATATTGAAAAAAGGATTCCCTATCATGTGGAGTCCCGGTTACGCACTAAATCAAAAGGTTATCGTTGGTTTGAGGCCACCGGAGAGGGAACCTTTGATGCCGATGGCCGGTTACTTCGAGGAGGAGGAACCATACGCGATATCACGGAGCGCAAGTTGGCGGATGACATATCAAGGCGGAACCACGCTCTGTTGGATGCGGTCCTCGAAGAAATGAGTGATGTGGTCTACGTCAAGGACCAGGATGGTCGTTACCTCCTGGTGAATCCCTCGGGCGCGGAGATTATGGGAAAGGCCATCCATGAGGTCATCGGAAAAAACCGATGA